AAAGGCTACGAAAGCACGGTCGTATACCCGGTGCGACAAATTCGTTAAAAGTCAACCGTTGCGATCCTGCAAAAAGTTCATTTCATTAGGGGTGTAAGGTCGGACGGGAGTCCGCCCTTCACATCAAAGCACATCATCGATTGGCACATCTACAAGGTGGGTTCTAAGACGGATTGGGAAACCGCTCTTAGGACATGAAATAGGAAGCCCGGGACTGGTGGGACCCCGGGCTTCCTTCATTTTACAGGTTTTTTTGGACGCTTCGCAGGGTGTGCACGGCGGTCCCGCCGTTCCGAGTCGGCCGAAAGGCCGCGTGCGTTGCCCGACCCCTCTACATTCCTTTCGGCCAAATTCCCGGGCTGCGAATTGCCTCTCGGTCGGGCCTCTGGTCATTGTTCGTCGCCGAACCTTCTCCAGCAGAATATCCGTACCATGATGTGCCTCGACCACTTGATCACGTGCCATGCGGAATACTCTACTGATTGCCGTCGCACTCGCTGCGGTCGGTTTCGCCGGCTTCTCGGCGGCCAAGTTCAGAACAAATCCGGACTCCGGCGGAGACAATACGCTGATTTCGGTTGGACCGATGCATACCCCGCGAGCGGTGCACACGTCGACGCTGCTGGCGGATGGCTCGGTTCTGATCACCGGCGGTTTTGCTCAGGATCGGGAGAGCGATCCGTTCGCGACGGTTGAAATCTTCGACGCCGAACGTAACGCGTTCAAGTCCGGCGGAAAGATGACGATGGGGCGTCAGTCGCACTCCGCCTCCGTGCTGCCTGTCGGCACGGTGCTCATCGTGGGTGGCTACGGCGCCGGGGCGATGTCGACGAGCGAGATCTATGATCCCGGGACAAACGCTTCCGAACCGGCAGCCAAACCAGTGACGGGTCGAGCAGCCCACCGGGCGACAGAGCTCCTCGACGGCCGCATACTGATCACGGGAGGCAACGGTGAAGCGGGAAGTGTTCTCTCGTCGGTAGAGGCTTATGATCCGACGGCCGGTGAATTCAGACAGGTCGGTTCTTTGACGTCACCCCGGGTTGGACACACCCAGACCCTTCTCGATGGTGGCTCGGTCCTGATTGTGGGCGGCACATCCGGTTGGCGTAACGCGACAAAGATCCTGGCAACGGCCGAGGTCTTCGATCCGGCAAAGAACACATCAGTATCTGTCGGCGAGATGAACACGCCTCGCTACAAACACGCGGCTGTGCGGCTCGCCGATGGCCGCGTCCTCGTGGTCGGCGGATCCAACGAGAACGACTTCAGGGGGAGATACGACACCGCAGAGATCTACGACCCGTCGACGCGCACGTTCACGGAGACGAACCGACTCAAAAGTGCGCGCTTCAAACTTCGAACCGCCGTCGCAAGACTGGCGGACGGGCTCGTACTGATTGCCGGCGGATCCGACGTGATCGAGATCTTCGACCCGCGTTCGCAAGTGTTCGAAGCGTTGCCGGATCGATTTGATACCGCGAGATTCTTCGCATCGGCCACTGCGCTTCCGGACGGGCGGGCACTCATCACCGGCGGATACGACCAGCGCATCCAGAGTACGTCGAAGGCCTGGCTGTATATGCCCTGACGCCGAGGGCTCGAGTCAGGAAGCGGGATTCAGGACCGGGTGCGTCGGGTGAGTCCAGGCTGAGAGCCACGTCTAACGATACACGTCTTTTCTGTGACCGATCTTCACGATCACCACCTTGGATGAGTCATCGTCCACCGTGTAGACAATTCGATAATCCCCTTGCCTCACGCGATACAACTCCTGTCCCGAGAGCTTCTGTGATCCGACAGGCCGTGGATCATCGGAAAGCTGTCTTATTCTCGCAACGATTCGGCGCCTGTCCGTTCGATTCGCGACATCCTCGAGCTCCTTCCGCGCCGACCGTTTTATTCCGACGCTATAGCTTGCCACGTGCCTTCAGATCGGAGACAAGGCTTTCAAACGAGACCGTCGGCTCGCCGACACGATTGCGAGCGGCCTGGAGGTCCTCGGCGTCTTCGAGCAGGGCGACGCGGACGGCCTCGTTGACCAGGTCAGACATGGATTGCTCGGTTTCTGCCGCTTTCAGCCTGAGGGCGCGGTGCAACTCCGCGTCAAAGTAGACTGTGGCTCTTTTTGATTTGGTTGCCATTCTGTCCGTGCGTTAGCGCTATAACATCTTAGTGCTATAACGTTATCGTATCAGTCAAGATCCTCCGTCCCCTGCACCTCCTTGTCGAACGCCCGGTCGAACGCGACATCCGACGGCGGAAAGTCCACGGCACGCACGAAATCGCACGCCTCGGCCGCTCCGTGCTCACGATCCATCCCGATATCCTCCCATTCGACCGACAGCGGGCCCTCATAGCCGATCCGGTTCAACTGGCGAATGATCTCTTCGAAGTCGATCTGACCCCGACCCAGCGATCGGAAATCCCATGCACGGCGATCATCACCAAAGTCCGTGTGCCCGCCGAACACACCCGCCTGCGTTCCAACCGGCGACCACCAGACATCCTTCATGTGAACGTGGAAGATCTTCTTCGCGAAGCGCCGGATGAACTCCACGTAGTCGACGCCCTGATATCCGAAGTGGCTCGGATCATAATTGAACCCGAACGCCGG
This Rhodothermales bacterium DNA region includes the following protein-coding sequences:
- a CDS encoding type II toxin-antitoxin system RelE/ParE family toxin; the protein is MASYSVGIKRSARKELEDVANRTDRRRIVARIRQLSDDPRPVGSQKLSGQELYRVRQGDYRIVYTVDDDSSKVVIVKIGHRKDVYR
- a CDS encoding CopG family transcriptional regulator, with amino-acid sequence MATKSKRATVYFDAELHRALRLKAAETEQSMSDLVNEAVRVALLEDAEDLQAARNRVGEPTVSFESLVSDLKARGKL